The Rhinolophus ferrumequinum isolate MPI-CBG mRhiFer1 chromosome 2, mRhiFer1_v1.p, whole genome shotgun sequence genome includes the window GCTCTTTCTGGGCTGCAGGCTCCCCAGAATTTAAGGGTAATCAGAACTGGCAGTTCTACTTTATTAAGACAGTTAGACCAGAAAAGCAGTGCTTTAAGGGGACATTTTTATTGTCTCCAAAAAGTGGAACCTGTAGCTCTGTACTCACAGTGGGTATTTTGATTGGTTTTAACCTTTCCTTGTTCAcaaataatcttattttcatttctttttttgggggaaacagtgtgtttctccagggtccatcagctccaagtcgttgtccttcaatctagttgcaggagGTGGTAAGggggggggtgcagcccactggcccatgtgggaatcgaaccagcaaccttgtttttcagagctcacgctctaaccaactgagccatcaggcggCCCCCcgtattttcataaagaaaacattaccaCAATGATGATTTTTTCAAGCAAAATCGTAATAAGTCTAAGCAAAAACTAATCAATACGTCTTGCATATCTATGTTGATTTTACACATCTGTTTAACTTAAGTTTCCCCAAAGGgtctgtttcattgatttgttACTATCAACACCTAAAACAATGCCTGAATTTAACAAGCACTATAAAGAATAATCAATTTCATCACCTTGGATAGAACAGAGGTGGGAGGAAGAGTTGATGTCTGTTTTGCCTTCACCTAGTATTCCTGTATGTGAAAAAGCATGTTTCTCAAGAGGATGTGGCTTGTTCGCTGTTGTATCCTTGCATGTAGCAATGACCTACTTTCTGTAGAAGCCAAGcctatttttaacaaattatgaCTACTATTTTCCgtatcacattatatatatatatgcctctTGAACATCAGCAGGCGACTCAGACATGTTTACAATTTCAACTACAGCGCTGCCAAACGCCAAGTTCAACAAACTGCTTTGGGAATTTTTAAGTACATTCTACTCAAGAAGTTGTGCTCTTCACGTCAACTTAATCTGAAATCAAGAGCAGATTAATATAGCTGATAGTTTTAAGCACTTATAACTCAGCTATTAGCTAATAAGAGATTGAGATACCAGCGAACAAAGGCAAAtccaatataatataaatgtgtcTACTGAAGGAAAAGGataacttaagaaaataattcattaaaaaggtTTACTTTCTGCGGACACAAGTTATAGGGAAAAGTGCCTCTTTAGCAATCAACCTAGACTAAATCTACATGGCACCCTAGTACTTACAGCTATAACCAAAAAGTTAAGACAGTGTAGTCTGTGTAACATGCCCTTACATCTCAGATAAGCAAAGCTTGCATTTAACCATACAGAGCTTGTTGACATCATTTTGCTTAACATCTCTCCAACTAAGAGGCTTACATTAGGGAGGTCTTACTCCAGAGAAAGGAACTCTTTTACAAAATTCTGCCACAATCTAGTTATAGTCAGatctttatttaacattttcatctGCCAACTTAGCGTTTTCCACCAACTCGGGGAGCAGAAACCTTCACAGGCTTCACAATCTTTTGCTTAGGTGCTGCCTTTGTGGGAGCCTGTAAAAAGATAACACATTATGTGGTATTTTCCCATGCAACTTTCTTCTTTAACCGATTACCCTCCCGTATGTCCAAATTCTGCATGTACCCTAGATTGCTTTCCTATTTAATGGCATTCCCAATATTACTCTTAAGAACCCTCCCCCAAAGTTAAAAGTCCACCTTtctatgaaatataaatgaaagacaaagataCTGTCATAGACTGGATGAGCTAAGGAGacaacaaattatttcaaaataaactttaagaaacaaaacacccAGAAACCAGCTATGAACATTATTTCCATTAGAGCCCTGCaccaaattctttaaaaacttgaaaCTTTCATTTACCacaatttggatttaaaaaaacccCTTTCCTGTTGTTCTAAATATGAAATCCAAGACAATCCCACAATTACCTTAGCAGCAGCCATTGCTGTCTTTTTAGATGCTTGCTTAGCCTTTTTTGCTTCCTTGGCAGCCCTGTAGGATTAAAAATAACTTAAGGTAAAGCACTTTACTCCTTAAGGGTACAGCTTATTAACAAGGAGCTAGAGTGTTTGGAAAAATGGAATTATCATATTCCTTTCCCATCTCCAATTTTTAGGATAAATCCAAAGGGTTTGTCACCAAATGTCATTAACCACCAAGTCAGCATAACATAGAAATTGCATAGTTTTAACTGCATATAGAAATTTCAAATCATTTAGACTATGTCATAAACTTGATATTAAACCTAAATAATGCTGACAATGAAGGCTCCCTCACCTGATAGCTTGTTCTCGCTGAGCCTTCCTAACTTCAGGTTTCTGATTTCTCTTGGCCATTATATCAGCAAGAGACGCACCAGTGATGGCCCTCTGGAATTTGACTGCTCGGCGggttcttttcttttgaatttcttcctacaaaacaaaaaaatagggaGCACACTTATGAACCTTGCttcatgaatttgggggagaaatgAGTAAGTTTTTAAGGCAGGGGATGTGAAGTCTTTTACGATTAATATTTGTCCTAGTCCATTTgcgctgctgtaacaaaataccagactGAGAAGCATACAAACaatggacatttatttctcatgttctGGAGGGTGGAAGTCAGGGTACCAGCACTGTCAGGTGAAAACCCTCTTCCTGCTATAGCTAAATCATCACATATGGGGACAGGGGAACCCTCTCTTGGCCTTTGTATTATGGATTGGTTAAGCCATCTATTGTAAATCCTGGCCATTTTTTACTActttaaagagacagaaagttaaaCTCT containing:
- the RPL24 gene encoding 60S ribosomal protein L24, whose amino-acid sequence is MKVELCSFSGYKIYPGHGRRYARTDGKVFQFLNAKCESAFLSKRNPRQINWTVLYRRKHKKGQSEEIQKKRTRRAVKFQRAITGASLADIMAKRNQKPEVRKAQREQAIRAAKEAKKAKQASKKTAMAAAKAPTKAAPKQKIVKPVKVSAPRVGGKR